From the genome of Nicotiana sylvestris chromosome 1, ASM39365v2, whole genome shotgun sequence:
attattttctgaaaaaatgGCGTAATTTCTGATTTATCTTGGGCCATGGCTTATGTTTGTATAAGTTGCCTGCAAATAGAGTAATTTCTAGTTTTGTTGAGCCTCTCAATAGCTGAATTGTTTGTTTCGTTCCTGCACTTTCAGCTCACAGTAGTGTGTGAGTTGTGATCATTTGAATTGAAAGTGCTGTCTTATAAGCGCAATATGTTTGGTTCTATTCATGGTCATAAGCAATTGACGGTATGACAATATAAATTTTAAACTATTCAGATATTGAGCACTGAACCTGGTGGTATACTAATAGCTACTGGAGTTGTTGTAGATATGAGTTGCTCTCGCATCTCGGTGAGTATTAGATCTTTATTTGGTATTAATTCTTCAATGCAAGGAGTTATTACTTTATAGTGTTTGTCATTGCTGCAAAATGCCTAGAATGCACGGATATAACTTAGTTTCAGTTCCTTCTTTTCATTCTCCTTAGGTGGAGCAACCCGAACTTTTCAAATAATCTCATTTGTTCCAATGAAAAGTAGGAAACTTATATTTCTCGTCTGCCAATTATCTTCGTTAATGCTGTTAGATCTCACTTTGGTCCCTTTCAACAGCTGAAAAGCTTTTGCCTTTCTTTAATAGATAAGGTAGCTCCAAACTATATAAGTAGATGATATAAGAATGAAATAGTTTGATTTGTTGAGACAAAACAGAACAAGAGCCCTGACCATTAACAAAACTAAAGCTTCACATGGCTCTTCCTTTTTATCCCACTTTCAAAAGAAAAACTACTTCAGGACCTGGAAAGCATTTTccaaaatgaaaagttaaagaaGTCCATACACGGAAGTCTTCTAAACCAGTGTTCGTCTTAAGAAATAATTACAACTAAAGCATACTAGTGTTTAGCTTACTGTATTTAGCTAGGGCTAAAGCATTCTTTTGTtaatatatctatatctatacaaGATTTTACGACCTAACCTGTCTATCTTATCATAGTATTGTTTTCAAGTAGTAGAGGTCCATTGTCACTCATTCTGAAGTGAGCCAGGCTACATTCCCTTGTATGTCTttgattttcaaaaaaaaatatttgttgaTTTGTCTAATTCTTTATGATAATTCTGGCACTAATTAACAAGTTTGGAATATAAAATGCCCTGGGTACTCCTTTTGATTTTGGGTCCAATAATATGTAAAAGGAAAAAGCCTGCGCAGATTTTAACTTGTAATATTTGCTTTCATAATTCAGGTATCTCTTTCCAAACGCTTAAGGCTTCCAGGTAGCAGCCGGACTTCACAGGCACAAGATCTTCATCAGCAGTTGTGGCGAATTCATAAAGATGAGTTTATGGGTTCATTTGCAATTATGAGGTATTCAAATTTTTTCATGCGTTATTATCTCCATCTGAAGTACATATATTTGTCCAAGCTTAATTTGCTCCTGCTTTGATTTTGAAGATTCAACCTCATACAACTATTTCTGCAAAATGAGCAGAGTTCTCATCTGAGGAAGATGATAGTTGATCTGGAGGTGAATGCTCTACTTATGTATGAAATTTGATTTGCAGCTCCTCAGCCACAGCCCTCTTTAATGAATGAGAAGAAAATCTTAACTGTGAAATTCTGCAGGTGCCTAGGTTTGATAGTGGATGTCAATTTAGTCAAGACCCCGCCATCTCATACATTTGGTCGGAGAAAAACTTGAATGACGATCAGCGCCGAGCCATACTTAAGGTGAAGAGTTATTGAAACTCTCTATAATTGGGTTTATATCTGCACCTGCAAATCAGAAGCATTGTGAATTATCAGAATCTTAATTGGATAAACCAGATACAAAGCAAAACTTACAGCATTCGAGTTGTCAGAACTCTCAGCCATATCAAACTGTCAGAATTGTATTGTGAATTATCAGAACAGCATCATATATAATTGTCACTACTGCAGATACTTACGGCAAAGGATTATGCGCTGATACTAGGAATGCCAGGGACAGGCAAAACATCCACTATGGTCTATGCTGTGAAGGCACTGTTGATGAGAGGTTCATCCATTTTGCTTACCTCCTATACAAACTCAGCTGTTGATAATCTGCTTCTCAAACTGAAGGCTCAGGTCATCTCCATCCTTGATGCTTCTATTAGAAACTTATTGTTTTGATCTTTATTTAACTACTATGCTGTATCTCAAAAACTTAGAAGGTATAAGCTGTGGAACTGGTGTCAACATAGTATAAAATTCTTGCTTTAAATAGTCTTGGGAAAGCTAGATTTAGCAAACTGAAGAAATCTATATTCGGTGCAAGGTACGCATAGGAGTTGATGTGTAGCATTAGATGAAACTGGTTGATTTAAGAAGGGCCTACTATGACAACTACATTCCCTAGCTGCTTCTACTGGTATTAGTATTACATCATTAATTTCCTCTTTATCCTTCAATCATTTAGAAGCTACatacattttttattttactaCCTCCAAACTCCTGAAATAAATTCCAGCATAAAGCTGCTTGGTGGTGACTCCATCGAATAAAATCCTTTTTGAATCACCAAATTGTCACATTCATTGAAATCCCTTCCCCCACTTGTGAGAATTTGTTGCATATGTAATGTGGTTAGTGAATGGGCGTTAAGGAGGATCTCCACCTGCCATTTGAAGCTCTGCTGGAAGTATGTGCTCTCGCATGGAGTAAAGGGTTGAAGGACCATCAAGGAATTGGATATCCCTTTAAAAAGGGTGGAAGACCTTTTTAGATGCGAAATTCTTCGTTTTTTTTATCACGTGCTTCCCATTGGTCAATGACCAACCAAGGTGCTCTATACTTCACTACTTGTAAGGCGTGACGTATGATTCATTGACTTTTAATTTAATAAAAGAAGATATTCAAAATGCGAATGTCTAGCTATTTAATGGATAAGGGGATAGATTATAGCTGTTCAGCTTAACTCAGTGCAATCTTGTAGAAAGAACAACTCAAACTTAGGCATTCAACTGTTAAATATAAACCCTAaacctatatttttaaaatatataattaataaCAAATTTTAAAGTTTAAACTGTTTTGTAACTTGAAGCATTTTCAAGGAAAACTAACAAATGCCTATCAGAAATTCTAAACAAGGGATATCTTGAGTCCAAATTGATAAACACAAGTCATTTACTTCGAACTTTGATTCCTCCATATTGTAGATCATGTATAACTTGGTCTCACCATGAAAAGTTTTAGATAGCGCTGTTAAGCTGTTGATGAATTAGTAGACAAGCTATTCTGATATATGTTAGTGGGGCTTAGGCGAAGGGGAAAACAAATCCAATCTATTAGCTTCATGGCAGAAAACCAAAATTCTATCCTTATAATCCTTGTCCTAACATACATTTAGATCAAATCCAGAGCCTGCTGATTTCTAAGGTAAAAAATAACGCAACTACCTCTTCGTGTATAAATGTATCAAGTTAAAGATCCTTCTTTTTATCCATTTAGATATTCAACTATATGCAGCCTCTCTGCAAGTAAAATGAAGCTGATTGACTGACATGCAAGCGTTATCGAGGaaaatctctcttttcttcttcctctaAGGGCATGATTTTCTGAAATGTCCTGCTAGGAATGATTTCTCGACATGCTTCACCTACATATTACGGAGTATCATTTATTTTTCCTAGTGCTTTCATTCTCTGGTATGCTTCTGCTGATTGGCACTGCCAACCACAAGACACAAGTAATGTAGTGCTTTTACATTTACATACAAATCCTACTGCATTACCACTTCAGTGGACATTGGGACTAACATATATACTGTTGCAGGGTATAGATTTTATTCGTATTGGAAGATATGAGGTTGTACACGAGGAAGTTCGAGAGAATTGCTTATCAAGTTGGTTTCTGGTAACTTTGTCAAAGAGTTTGCTTCATGATTGGCCCACAGAATACTAATTTACTGCTGGACTTTCTCCTACAGTGATGGACACTCATGGTCTTGAAGAGATAAAGCAAAGGATAGAGCAAAGCAAAGTTGTTGCTGTTACGTGTTTGGGGATAACTAGCCCATTGCTTTCAAACAAGAGATTTGATGTGTATATCATGGATGAAGCCGGACAAACTACGTTGCCGGGTAAGTTTCTATAGTTTATGTTGTAGTGAAGCATTTGAACATTTTGTTGAATAGAGGTCTTGAATGAGGTTAAACTTGTCAAAGTTGCTATTGCTGATTGCAATTGTTCTATATATCTCAATTAACTATGTTTgtatttttttgataaggtaaagtTTTATTAATGAAGGTACCAAGATGGTAGAGTTACACCAGACCAAAAACTGCCATAATACTTATCAACTACAAACCAGCTATCTCCTCCAAGAAATCTATGTATTATTCTAGATTTTCAATAACACTCCTTTTACACCAAAAAAAACAAATTCAAAAGACATCTATTTTTAATCCTGGATACATGCTGTCTTATCCTTTCAAAGAACTCTGTTTCTCTCCAACCACATTGTCCATAAGACACAGGGGGATTGTTCTCCACACTGCCTGCTGACTTCTTGCTACTTGTTGATGTTGCCATGTCTCCAGCAGACTTGATACATTTTGTGGCATAACCCATTTGATACCATACAAACCAAGGAATAGCTCCCAACACTGTCTTGCCACTTTGCAATGAATGAGGAGATGATCGACTGTTTCTAATTCTCCTTCACACATATAGCATCTATTAATTAAAATAGTTCCTCTCTTCTGTAGATTATCCTGACTTAAACAAGCTTCCTTTGCTGCCACCCACCCAAAACATGCTGCTTTAACAGGAGCTTTTGATTTCCTTATTGCTTTCCATGGCCAATCAGATTCATACCTCCCTTGTTGCTTCTGTAAAAGAGTATAACCTCTGCTAACTATGAATTTCCCATCATTACTTGCTGCCCAAATCATTGAATCTCTCCTATTGCCCTCCAAACTGACACTGTCCAGCAATTGCATTAACTGAGCGAATTAATTTACTTCCCAGTCATTAAGGCCCCTCCTGAAGATCAACTGCCAGCCATTACTTGAGTAAAAGCCTGCTACCTTCCCATTGTTGTCAGAGAAGCAGTGatataaaactggaaattgtGATTTGAGACTTTCATTCCCCATCCATACACCAGTCCAGAATTGGATATTTTTACCATTCCCCAGCTTCAACTTTACAAACTGACTACATTCCATAGATTACTGATAGTGCTCCAAAGTCCCCCTTTGGAAGAGGATTGGACTGCATGAGGAGTCCAAAAATCTTTCCTGCCATGTTTGACATCTATGAGTTGTTTCCATAACCTATTGCTTTCATCGTTATATCTCCAAAGCCACTTAAATAATAGGCTTTTGTTGTGCAGCCTTAAATTCCTTACCCCCAAAACAATCTCTTTTGCTTTTCCGTTTCTGTGTTTTTAGAGCTAGTTATTTTTATGAACTACATTTGTCACCAGATGACAAGTCCTTACTTGAAAAACAAATGACAATATTAGATTTACAATCCAGGTATCATTGGGACCATTGACATTTGCATCAAAATTTGTTCTAGTTGGGGATCATTACCAATTACCACCACTCGTCCAGGTAATCTTGATTCTCTCTGCGTTGAGCTCCAATGCTTGTGTAACTTGTGATACCAAAACTTCGAACTGTTTCCATATTAGAGTGCAGAGGCTAGAGAAAATGGAATGGCAGTAAGCCTGTTCTGCAGACTCTCAGAAGCTCATCCCCAAGCAATTTGTCACTTTGCAAAGCCAGGTATCTTCAAATTTCAATAAGATGTTTCTTTCCACCTCTGAAGTTCGTTTGGGTTAATATAGTTGCCACTACTATGCTACAACTTGCAGTACCGCATGTGTGCAGCCATAATGGAATTATCAAATGCCTTGATATATGGTCACAGATTGCGATGTGGTTCTTCTCAAGTAGAAAAAGCCAAAATCAAGTACACAGCATTGCCATCTGGACCTACGTGGATAAAGGAGGTAATAGTCAGTGATTACATTGCTTCCAAGTACAATGCTGCTTTATTTTAGTAATGATCCAAACATAAGAGGCCTGCCCAGCTAGAAAAAATGATCTTAGGATGGAAAATAGATGTCGCTTCCAAGTATGATACTACTTTATTCTATATATTCCAAACTATAGAGGACTGCACCTTCTATAAAGAGATTGATGCCTGGATGGACAATACACCTGGTGAAACTTGTCCATTTCTTGAGCACTCATAAGTTCTTCCCTGTATATAAGTTAAACGTTTGAGCTGCTGGTTCATTTCCGCAAAGTTAATTCCGGCAATAAACCACTCAAATCTGCACTTTCTACTTGCTTCTCAAGGAGCAAGTCTGCTCATATTTTCATGTCATAACCACAGTGATGCTTTTTCTTCTTAGAGTGATTTACGCTTTCATTTATATATACTTTTCCGATGTACTTATTTAGGTATATGCACTCAAATTAAAGAGGTGTCGTGTAAAACCTAGTGCACTTTTTAGTTTTTAGTGTTTCCGTTTGGTAACTAGACACAATATAAGACATCTTTTGCCTGTCCGTTCTTTTCTGTCCGGACCCTcgagaaaatagaaaaatccagTTTCTAACTGAAGCTCTACTACTTGTGAATTCTGAGGTTTTTTATTGGTTGATCTAATAGGTTTAGACTACTGAGGAAAAAGTCAAAAACAGAATAGCCTAAGGCCATCTCCAACGCTAGCACTATTTTTTGCACCAAATTTCACACTAAAATGGTGTAACACCAAATTTACTCCAACCATTACACCATTTTTTACACCAAatcttctctctcttctatattatattattatcttctatttacttttcattttttatttccttcaaactaatactatcttttttcttttttccatattcattatatataattcacattccccacttatataatcatttattacaaaattattttaaaggataaattaacaaaaagtgaaatcattgataaaagataattaaataaatattacatCAGTCAAATTTAATTTAAGTACCACATAAATATTTAAGTTTCGCCTCTATTCTCCCATAAATGCTCGATTAATGTATTACGAAGTGCGAAATGCGCATCTTTATCCTTAATTTTTTTGTGTCGAGTTAATggttatatttctttttatacaattataataataataaaattaacttataattttatataaatataatatatataaaaattaatatatcaaaaaataggatataaaattaaaattataaagatcttaatataaaagttaattatatacacaatatatgataaataaaaagtccaaaaataaaaaaattgaataaaataatattaaaccaAATATAGAGTGATGAATAGTGTTGCACCAAATTTGGTGCAACACTATTCATGCTCTATAATAGTGCAAAAAATGGTGTTGCATTGGAGCAAAAAAAACACCATTTCTTGCACCAAATTTGGATTTGGTGCAAGATTTAGAGTGGCGTTGGAGATGCCCTAAACACATGTTCTTCACTACCCTTGTATTAATGAGACCGAATTGTTGGTTGATCTCTTGTGTTTCAAAAAGTATAATTTGTCTACCTGCTGTCCAAAGTTTCTCATTGCACAATCTTAAAGGTCCTTAGAAAGGATGATTCTTACCATAGTAATGATTCATACAAAGTTGTACATAACTGACAAGGAGGAGTTCAACTTTGTATACAAAGGTAGTGATGGGAATGTAGGAAAACAGTAGGAGAAATTTTACAAGGGAGAAATTTAGTGCAGTTACTTGGTGTGATCATTATCTGACAAGGATGATCTCATCTTAAGCAGTTATATTCCTTCCAGAAAAATATGTTGTATGACTTGTGAGGGTTAATACCCCAACTGCTTGTCGTCTTATTCTGTGAAATAACCTGGTATGATCTGTCTTGACAGGCTTTGAATCCAGACAGACCTGTCGTCTTTATAAACACAGGTCAGGCGAATTTCCATCTCAAATCAAATTATGCAGGCTTGTCAAATGCAGTTTAAACGTTCTTGTCCTAAGCTGTTGACTTATCTGTTTTTCCAAACTAGATTTGTTGCTTGCATTTGAAACAAATGACCGTAAAGCTGTAAATAACCCAATGGAAGCAAATATCATTGCTGAGGTATGAATGCCTCTTGCTTCTTCCATGAATGTTAATGACCATTGGCATCGGATCACAAGAAATATATTAAGCTGTAATTTCTGTATAATGATTTTGGCCTACAGATAGTGCCTAGGTTGTTGAGCAGAGGTATATTGGAGGAAGATATAGGCATCATTACACCCTACAACTCTCAGGCAGATCTTATCCGGCAATCTGTTTCCACATCAGTGGAGATACATACCATTGATAAATACCAGGTAATATATGTTGATGTAATTACATCCTTGAAAAACATCTTAAATTTGCAacttttcttatttttaaaaaagacaGCTCCTTTTTGGCAGGGTAGTAGAAGGGGAAAGGAAATCACTAGACCAGCCTTACTAGAAACATATCTGTCTATGGTTATTCTCTGACACGTTTGTAATTGTCAACTATACACATAGGCGACCTAGTACGGTTTTGAACTATAGGGTCCTGAATGCCAGCTGGAAGTAGAGAGCAGAAAAATGGTTGGCTTTCCGTTTCTGAAACAGAAGTTCAAGAAGCCTAAAACTTCTCAATACCGTAGCCCAGAACAAGAAGTCTAATCCCTCGCATCTCACAATGCTACTTCAGAGACACTTATGTTCACCTGACTTTGCCTAGAAAAAAGCCCTAAGTCCTTGTCCAGTTGTTCGTTATCTATCCTCAACCGTTTAGGATTATATATGCCATCTATTAGCCCCACGAAGCTCGTTTGGCAATTCACGAATGATCCAATCTACACGATTGTTTGCTTTTAGAATCATTTTCTGTGGCTCATGGTGGTCTTGCAGTTACATCAAATTActtgattaattaggtagaaaggACTAAGAGATCGGTACATTCCCTAATTGTTCTAATGTAATCTACTCTTTGCAGGGAAGGGATAAAGATTGCATTCTGCTATCCTTCGTAAGGTCAAGTGAAAATCCAAGAAACTATGTTTCTTCATTGCTTGGAGACTGGCACAGGATTAACGTGGCTCTTACACGTGCTAAGGTTTAGATACTGTTCCTTGAGACATTTGACTGAAAATTTTGCTCTATTTGAGACCTTATGAAGTTACTCAGATTATATAGAATAATGTACTTACTCTTTTGATTGAACAGAAGAAGTTGATAATGGTAGGTTCATGCGTTACACTGTCAAGCGTGCCTCTGCTAAAACTTCTCATAGAAAAGGTGGAAGAACAAGGTGGCATTTTGAGCGTCTCCAAGAAGGATATTCATAAACCGGAATTGAAGAGATGTTCCAACCTGAGATGGTGAAGATGGTAAAGATGTgcccgcccccccccccccccttcccccaATTTTGCTATATCTTAAATTATTGCTAAATCCAGCCCTTTTAGGGGTTGCATTTTTGTATTCTAATGCAAATGTAAATATTAATCTCTGCGACACCAAGCCATCCACTCTTGTGTGAATAATAGTAAAAGTTCCTGGGTGAAATGAAATTGTTCAAGGTTAAACTTCACATTTCACGAATGTCTGTATATGAGGTATCAGATTGCAATTCCAATGCTGGTAAAAAATGCTAGAACGTTTTACATTGGGTGACCTTTCATCAGTAACCGAATTGGCAGGCATTGGTAAATATAGCCAATTTTAATTTGCACCTTCAATTTCGCTGCATTATGTTGTCATAATCCAACGAGCAATTTTGTTCGTAAAATAAATAAAGGACTAACCATAAAAGCAATCTCTTTATTGCATTTAGCCAATGAAGTGAAAAATGGTATTATTAGATGTAATGAGAATTCTCGAATTGATTTACAGGAGGTGCCGTCATCATGTTTAGAAAG
Proteins encoded in this window:
- the LOC104243592 gene encoding LOW QUALITY PROTEIN: DNA replication ATP-dependent helicase/nuclease JHS1-like (The sequence of the model RefSeq protein was modified relative to this genomic sequence to represent the inferred CDS: deleted 1 base in 1 codon) encodes the protein MKKFESSLRNGDYVILSTEPGGILIATGVVVDMSCSRISVSLSKRLRLPGSSRTSQAQDLHQQLWRIHKDEFMGSFAIMRFNLIQLFLQNEQSSHLRKMIVDLEVPRFDSGCQFSQDPAISYIWSEKNLNDDQRRAILKILTAKDYALILGMPGTGKTSTMVYAVKALLMRGSSILLTSYTNSAVDNLLLKLKAQGIDFIRIGRYEVVHEEVRENCLSMMDTHGLEEIKQRIEQSKVVAVTCLGITSPLLSNKRFDVYIMDEAGQTTLPGKFTIQVSLGPLTFASKFVLVGDHYQLPPLVQSAEARENGMAVSLFCRLSEAHPQAICTLQSQYRMCAAIMELSNALIYGHRLRCGSSQVEKAKIKYTALPSGPTWIKEALNPDRPVVFINTDLLLAFETNDRKAVNNPMEANIIAEIVPRLLSRGILEEDIGIITPYNSQADLIRQSVSTSVEIHTIDKYQGRDKDCILLSFVRSSENPRNYVSSLLGDWHRINVALTRAKKKLIMVGSCVTLSSVPLLKLLIEKVEEQGGILSVSKKDIHKPELKRCSNLRW